From a single Amphiprion ocellaris isolate individual 3 ecotype Okinawa chromosome 18, ASM2253959v1, whole genome shotgun sequence genomic region:
- the LOC111588175 gene encoding actin-binding LIM protein 1-like isoform X10: MKDKVLHAQNGSHSCPPGGKQVIQCFRCGKSCKGEVLRVQSGYFHIKCFTCKVCGCDLGKSGFFMKNGDYLCPLDFQRLHGTLCSNCGEFVEGEVVTVLGKTYHPACFVCTICKHPFPAGDCVTFSGKDCLCQRCIEPMSPSPKDIRRSNNCTGCGRDIKNGQALLALGGQWHLGCFKCKACRRVLSGEYISKDGVPYCERDYQIKFGVQCHACRKFITGKVLEAGDKHYHPGCARCSRCDKMFTEGEEMYLQGSTIWHPDCRDSSRTEDSYRPTRSSSESSSSRPGSCTPGSPCRNICAKVDNEIIDYRDLAAIPRVKAIYDIEHPDMISYKSVNGNSSTLDEKGNRQDRQSPAESPGNISETREDSLEMRIPKSRSHGCFGVHAIYNRHSYTPTLSRSPQHFHRPGLMLSPSLLSGTKDTCPTSPLCHHFLSQTKDEGINMYRKPPIYKQQDSNSCTSPTSSFPGYGHNGLNVPQSDFSHNDDDRLKDFKVCDST; the protein is encoded by the exons ATGAAAGACAAAG TGCTACATGCCCAGAACGGCAGCCACTCGTGTCCTCCAGGGGGTAAGCAGGTGATCCAGTGCTTCCGATGTGGGAAATCATGCAAAGGGGAGGTGCTGCGAGTCCAGAGCGGCTACTTCCACATAAAGTGTTTCACGTGCAAAG TGTGCGGCTGCGACCTGGGTAAAAGCGGCTTCTTCATGAAGAACGGCGACTATCTCTGCCCGCTGGACTTCCAGAGACTTCATGGCACACTGTGCAGCAACTGTGGGGAGTTTGTGGAGGGAGAGGTGGTCACGGTGTTGGGAAAGACCTACCACCCAGCCTGCTTTGTGTGCACCATTTGCAA ACATCCATTTCCTGCTGGAGATTGTGTCACCTTCAGTGGAAAAGACTGCCTCTGTCAGCGCTGTATCGAACCCATGTCACCTTCTCCTAAAGACATCCGCCGCTCCAATA attgTACCGGCTGCGGTAGAGACATCAAGAACGGCCAGGCTCTGTTAGCTCTGGGCGGTCAGTGGCACCTCGGCTGCTTCAAGTGTAAAGCCTGCAGGAGAGTGCTGAGTGGAGAATATATCAGCAA AGATGGTGTTCCCTACTGTGAGCGAGACTACCAGATTAAGTTTGGGGTCCAATGTCACGCATGTCGCAAGTTTATAACAGGAAAAGTCCTCGAG GCCGGGGACAAACACTATCACCCCGGTTGTGCAAGATGCAGCAGATGTGACAAGATGTtcacagaaggagaagaaatgtATCTGCAAG GATCAACAATCTGGCATCCAGACTgcagagacagcagcaggactgaGGACAGTTACAGG CCCACTAGATCATCATCTGAAAGCTCCAGCTCCAGACCAGGCTCATGCACTCCGGGGAGCCCTTGTCGAAATATCTGT GCAAAAGTAGATAACGAGATCATTGATTACAGAGACTTAGCAGCAATTCCCAGAGTCAAGGCTATATATGATATAGAGCATCCTGATATGATATCCTATAAGTCTGTGAACGGCAACTCCTCTACTTTGGACGAAAAAGGCAACAGACAGGACAGGCAAAGTCCTGCAGAG tcacctggaaacATTTCTGAAACCAGAGAG GACAGTTTGGAGATGAGAATACCAAAATCCCGAAGTCACGGATGTTTTGGAGTTCATGCGATATACAACCGTCACAGCTACACTCCTACTCTGTCCAGATCGCCTCAACACTTCCACCGACCAG GGTTGATGCTTTCTCCCTCTTTACTCTCTGGCACCAAAGACACCTGCCCCACTTCTCCTTTATGTCACCACTTTCTCTCTCAAACTAAAG ATGAAGGTATCAACATGTACAGGAAGCCTCCAATTTATAAACAGCAAG aTTCAAATTCGTGCACATCTCCAACATCCTCTTTCCCTGGTTATGGTCACAATGGACTTAATGTG CCACAATCAGATTTCTCCCACAACGATGACGACAGACTCAAAG ATTTCAAGGTATGTGACAGTACTTAA
- the LOC111588175 gene encoding actin-binding LIM protein 1-like isoform X8 yields MKDKVLHAQNGSHSCPPGGKQVIQCFRCGKSCKGEVLRVQSGYFHIKCFTCKVCGCDLGKSGFFMKNGDYLCPLDFQRLHGTLCSNCGEFVEGEVVTVLGKTYHPACFVCTICKHPFPAGDCVTFSGKDCLCQRCIEPMSPSPKDIRRSNNCTGCGRDIKNGQALLALGGQWHLGCFKCKACRRVLSGEYISKDGVPYCERDYQIKFGVQCHACRKFITGKVLEAGDKHYHPGCARCSRCDKMFTEGEEMYLQGSTIWHPDCRDSSRTEDSYRVRRPKTPCLDFFYPKHELKPTRSSSESSSSRPGSCTPGSPCRNICAKVDNEIIDYRDLAAIPRVKAIYDIEHPDMISYKSVNGNSSTLDEKGNRQDRQSPAESPGNISETREDSLEMRIPKSRSHGCFGVHAIYNRHSYTPTLSRSPQHFHRPGLMLSPSLLSGTKDTCPTSPLCHHFLSQTKADEGINMYRKPPIYKQQDSNSCTSPTSSFPGYGHNGLNVPQSDFSHNDDDRLKDFKVCDST; encoded by the exons ATGAAAGACAAAG TGCTACATGCCCAGAACGGCAGCCACTCGTGTCCTCCAGGGGGTAAGCAGGTGATCCAGTGCTTCCGATGTGGGAAATCATGCAAAGGGGAGGTGCTGCGAGTCCAGAGCGGCTACTTCCACATAAAGTGTTTCACGTGCAAAG TGTGCGGCTGCGACCTGGGTAAAAGCGGCTTCTTCATGAAGAACGGCGACTATCTCTGCCCGCTGGACTTCCAGAGACTTCATGGCACACTGTGCAGCAACTGTGGGGAGTTTGTGGAGGGAGAGGTGGTCACGGTGTTGGGAAAGACCTACCACCCAGCCTGCTTTGTGTGCACCATTTGCAA ACATCCATTTCCTGCTGGAGATTGTGTCACCTTCAGTGGAAAAGACTGCCTCTGTCAGCGCTGTATCGAACCCATGTCACCTTCTCCTAAAGACATCCGCCGCTCCAATA attgTACCGGCTGCGGTAGAGACATCAAGAACGGCCAGGCTCTGTTAGCTCTGGGCGGTCAGTGGCACCTCGGCTGCTTCAAGTGTAAAGCCTGCAGGAGAGTGCTGAGTGGAGAATATATCAGCAA AGATGGTGTTCCCTACTGTGAGCGAGACTACCAGATTAAGTTTGGGGTCCAATGTCACGCATGTCGCAAGTTTATAACAGGAAAAGTCCTCGAG GCCGGGGACAAACACTATCACCCCGGTTGTGCAAGATGCAGCAGATGTGACAAGATGTtcacagaaggagaagaaatgtATCTGCAAG GATCAACAATCTGGCATCCAGACTgcagagacagcagcaggactgaGGACAGTTACAGG GTCCGCAGACCGAAAACACCCTGTCTTGATTTCTTTTACCCCAAACATGAACTGAAG CCCACTAGATCATCATCTGAAAGCTCCAGCTCCAGACCAGGCTCATGCACTCCGGGGAGCCCTTGTCGAAATATCTGT GCAAAAGTAGATAACGAGATCATTGATTACAGAGACTTAGCAGCAATTCCCAGAGTCAAGGCTATATATGATATAGAGCATCCTGATATGATATCCTATAAGTCTGTGAACGGCAACTCCTCTACTTTGGACGAAAAAGGCAACAGACAGGACAGGCAAAGTCCTGCAGAG tcacctggaaacATTTCTGAAACCAGAGAG GACAGTTTGGAGATGAGAATACCAAAATCCCGAAGTCACGGATGTTTTGGAGTTCATGCGATATACAACCGTCACAGCTACACTCCTACTCTGTCCAGATCGCCTCAACACTTCCACCGACCAG GGTTGATGCTTTCTCCCTCTTTACTCTCTGGCACCAAAGACACCTGCCCCACTTCTCCTTTATGTCACCACTTTCTCTCTCAAACTAAAG CAGATGAAGGTATCAACATGTACAGGAAGCCTCCAATTTATAAACAGCAAG aTTCAAATTCGTGCACATCTCCAACATCCTCTTTCCCTGGTTATGGTCACAATGGACTTAATGTG CCACAATCAGATTTCTCCCACAACGATGACGACAGACTCAAAG ATTTCAAGGTATGTGACAGTACTTAA
- the LOC111588175 gene encoding actin-binding LIM protein 1-like isoform X9, whose amino-acid sequence MLHAQNGSHSCPPGGKQVIQCFRCGKSCKGEVLRVQSGYFHIKCFTCKVCGCDLGKSGFFMKNGDYLCPLDFQRLHGTLCSNCGEFVEGEVVTVLGKTYHPACFVCTICKHPFPAGDCVTFSGKDCLCQRCIEPMSPSPKDIRRSNNCTGCGRDIKNGQALLALGGQWHLGCFKCKACRRVLSGEYISKDGVPYCERDYQIKFGVQCHACRKFITGKVLEAGDKHYHPGCARCSRCDKMFTEGEEMYLQGSTIWHPDCRDSSRTEDSYRVRRPKTPCLDFFYPKHELKPTRSSSESSSSRPGSCTPGSPCRNICAKVDNEIIDYRDLAAIPRVKAIYDIEHPDMISYKSVNGNSSTLDEKGNRQDRQSPAESPGNISETREDSLEMRIPKSRSHGCFGVHAIYNRHSYTPTLSRSPQHFHRPGLMLSPSLLSGTKDTCPTSPLCHHFLSQTKADEGINMYRKPPIYKQQDSNSCTSPTSSFPGYGHNGLNVPQSDFSHNDDDRLKDFKVCDST is encoded by the exons A TGCTACATGCCCAGAACGGCAGCCACTCGTGTCCTCCAGGGGGTAAGCAGGTGATCCAGTGCTTCCGATGTGGGAAATCATGCAAAGGGGAGGTGCTGCGAGTCCAGAGCGGCTACTTCCACATAAAGTGTTTCACGTGCAAAG TGTGCGGCTGCGACCTGGGTAAAAGCGGCTTCTTCATGAAGAACGGCGACTATCTCTGCCCGCTGGACTTCCAGAGACTTCATGGCACACTGTGCAGCAACTGTGGGGAGTTTGTGGAGGGAGAGGTGGTCACGGTGTTGGGAAAGACCTACCACCCAGCCTGCTTTGTGTGCACCATTTGCAA ACATCCATTTCCTGCTGGAGATTGTGTCACCTTCAGTGGAAAAGACTGCCTCTGTCAGCGCTGTATCGAACCCATGTCACCTTCTCCTAAAGACATCCGCCGCTCCAATA attgTACCGGCTGCGGTAGAGACATCAAGAACGGCCAGGCTCTGTTAGCTCTGGGCGGTCAGTGGCACCTCGGCTGCTTCAAGTGTAAAGCCTGCAGGAGAGTGCTGAGTGGAGAATATATCAGCAA AGATGGTGTTCCCTACTGTGAGCGAGACTACCAGATTAAGTTTGGGGTCCAATGTCACGCATGTCGCAAGTTTATAACAGGAAAAGTCCTCGAG GCCGGGGACAAACACTATCACCCCGGTTGTGCAAGATGCAGCAGATGTGACAAGATGTtcacagaaggagaagaaatgtATCTGCAAG GATCAACAATCTGGCATCCAGACTgcagagacagcagcaggactgaGGACAGTTACAGG GTCCGCAGACCGAAAACACCCTGTCTTGATTTCTTTTACCCCAAACATGAACTGAAG CCCACTAGATCATCATCTGAAAGCTCCAGCTCCAGACCAGGCTCATGCACTCCGGGGAGCCCTTGTCGAAATATCTGT GCAAAAGTAGATAACGAGATCATTGATTACAGAGACTTAGCAGCAATTCCCAGAGTCAAGGCTATATATGATATAGAGCATCCTGATATGATATCCTATAAGTCTGTGAACGGCAACTCCTCTACTTTGGACGAAAAAGGCAACAGACAGGACAGGCAAAGTCCTGCAGAG tcacctggaaacATTTCTGAAACCAGAGAG GACAGTTTGGAGATGAGAATACCAAAATCCCGAAGTCACGGATGTTTTGGAGTTCATGCGATATACAACCGTCACAGCTACACTCCTACTCTGTCCAGATCGCCTCAACACTTCCACCGACCAG GGTTGATGCTTTCTCCCTCTTTACTCTCTGGCACCAAAGACACCTGCCCCACTTCTCCTTTATGTCACCACTTTCTCTCTCAAACTAAAG CAGATGAAGGTATCAACATGTACAGGAAGCCTCCAATTTATAAACAGCAAG aTTCAAATTCGTGCACATCTCCAACATCCTCTTTCCCTGGTTATGGTCACAATGGACTTAATGTG CCACAATCAGATTTCTCCCACAACGATGACGACAGACTCAAAG ATTTCAAGGTATGTGACAGTACTTAA